The following proteins are co-located in the Acidobacteriota bacterium genome:
- a CDS encoding alpha/beta fold hydrolase: MNLLHTAHVPTGDGPFPTVVALHGWGASAHDLLGLAPFLGDGVMFLCPQGPVKLPVGGGQFGYGWFPLNPQAPVNPVEFAQGSVALRTFVDQAVERYPVDPEKLFLLGFSQGGLMGFDLALRQPQRFQGLAALASWFPDELATALRPHREENPPTDLPVLVIHGKQDPTIAVEAARESRQRLEDFGVDLTYREFDMGHELRPPAVELLRDWLRQRL, encoded by the coding sequence ATGAACCTGCTCCACACCGCCCACGTCCCCACCGGCGACGGCCCCTTCCCCACCGTCGTCGCCCTCCACGGCTGGGGCGCCAGCGCCCACGACCTGCTGGGCCTCGCCCCCTTCCTGGGGGACGGGGTGATGTTTCTCTGCCCCCAAGGGCCGGTGAAGCTGCCGGTGGGCGGCGGTCAATTCGGCTACGGCTGGTTTCCCCTCAACCCCCAGGCACCGGTGAATCCGGTGGAATTCGCCCAGGGCAGCGTCGCTTTGCGCACCTTCGTCGACCAGGCGGTGGAGCGCTACCCCGTCGACCCCGAGAAGCTCTTCCTGCTGGGTTTCAGCCAGGGAGGCCTGATGGGCTTCGATCTGGCCCTGCGCCAGCCCCAACGCTTCCAAGGCCTGGCGGCGCTGGCCAGCTGGTTTCCCGACGAGCTGGCCACGGCCCTGCGGCCCCATCGCGAGGAGAACCCTCCCACGGACCTACCGGTGCTGGTGATCCACGGCAAGCAGGACCCGACCATCGCCGTCGAGGCCGCCCGGGAGAGCCGCCAGCGGCTGGAAGACTTCGGTGTCGACCTCACCTACCGCGAGTTCGACATGGGCCACGAGCTGCGGCCGCCGGCAGTGGAGCTGTTGCGGGATTGGCTGCGCCAGCGGCTCTAG